In the Arachis stenosperma cultivar V10309 chromosome 8, arast.V10309.gnm1.PFL2, whole genome shotgun sequence genome, CCATTGTCAAAAAGAATAGGAAATCCACATAAGTATTGAACCTCAGATAAATGCTATTGCTTACCCACATTTATCATTTACGTTTTACATTCTAAATGTAATTCCTTGATCACCTTTGCCAAAACAATTACTTTCGAAATCCTTGATGAATTAAGTAAAGGGAAGGGgggaaaaaaaggaagaaaggaTGAATAAGAGACATCATTACAGTaaagaattatcattttttttttcttcttatttgttTTTGACTGTATTTCCATTTCTTCAGTAAAATTCTGAACCAACACATGTCTACTAGAAAATTCCATGCCTTGTTGAACAGAAAACAACCTTTAAATCCCACCAACACAACCACCTATGAAATTGGATTGAATATAGATACAAATCTGCACTATAATGTGTGACAAGGAGACTAGAGAGAAGCCTGAACCCAAATCCAATAGGAGAAAAGAGAAAATGGCAAAACAAAACTGTGGGAAATTCACACTCACAGCAGCTGGCTATCATCGAAGAAGGCCTTCACCTTAGTCACTTTACATCTTTGATCAACCCTGTGCAGCAATACGTAAACAGAGAGAGCCGTAGAAAATTAAGCTAGATTTCAGATTTAAATGCCATTAGGCAAGCAAGAAACCAGAAGAAACAAAGTGTCATGGACAAGAAGGAAAACCCACAGTAGTCTTAGAGTCCATTAGACATTAATCAATCTAGTTCTAGTATAAGAGTGAAGTACTCATTGTACAAATGAAGCATAAGAAAGAAATAAATCTCTGTTATTacctaataaaattttatttaattagcaAATGGCATAAGATAGGGAGTTGTAATCTCACTTTCTAGTTTGAAACAATCTTGATAGCCAAAGGAGAGGGCAAAGGTTGGCTTCATTGACAAGAGGCGAATCTAGAATGTTGACGGACGGTTCCAAGCATCCAGCATGCTGCTTCAAGCAATTTTCCTGCACGTGATATTATTCAATTTAATAAGCTATGAAGTATCGTCAAAATGTAAAAACCACCAGTCAGACCCTAGATAGATGATGGAAACAACCATTGTTTGAGTCTCAAGCAATTTGATTTGAGTAGGAAATCAAGGGATGAATAAATATAGAAAAGTGAGCAAGCTTTAAGAACTTAAAAAAGACATGATAGTAATACTGTGCTTTGACCCTAAGGTTAAAACACAATATAACATAACATACTATACTTTGATCTTAAATCCTAAGGTGAAGCAATAATTCACATTCTCCTAAGTCAAACGTCAAGGTTTGAGGCAGTCCAAATCAACATCATGAATTAAAATCACCGATGTTAACCCAAATCACAAAAGTTCAATAACACCACAACAAAACCAGCCCCACACTACAAAATCCCACTCCAGCCAAACAAATCATCTTTCAACACATTAATTAAACAAATACAAAcataaaacaaagaaagaaacgATTTACATACCTCTTCTATGCTTGACAACGACCTTAACGGGTTGACCCGTCCGATTCCCGTTCTTGACCCGACCCGTCACCGTATCCTCTCCTTCCTCCGTCGGAAACAAAACCCCGTCAATCCCCTGAACGGAGATTCTTCCATCGGTATATATATCAGGATCGAACAAATAAGCCGAACCGCCACCTTTTCCGAACCGCACCGAACCATCAGCCTCCATCGCCACCACCTTATGCGGCAACCGCAGCGTATCGTACCTAACCTTCCCGAACCTTCTAACAGCATTGTACATGCTCTCTTCTGTTTGGTACTCCGGTATCAGATGGTAGTACATTATCTGCTCCGGTGCCCCCGGTTCACTGAGCTGCTCCGTCGTAAGCTTGGCCATAGCCTCGTCGTTCGGCGCAAGGACGGTGAGGACGTAACCCTCTGACACCAAGCGTCCCATCTCCGTGGCCAGTGACGTTAGGTTTACGAGAATGTCCGCCATCTCGTTGTACCCTCCGTAGTGGATTAGCGTGTGGATGAAGTCCCTCACCTGAGACTCGCCGTCGAAGTGCCCGTGGTGGCCTCCAGGTGCCGGTGCCGACGCCGGAGCTAGTGACGGTCCCGGTGCCAGCGCCTCATAGATCGGGAGTGAGGGTTTTGAGCCCGGAGGCTTTTCTTTCGGGTCGAGCTTCTTAACCCGGGTGGTTCTCGGATCGATTTCGGGAGCTGGCTCGGGTTTCACGGCGGCAATCGAGCGAAGACTGCGGCGGCGGTTGAAGTCGTCTTGTACGGAACGGGGAATGAGAAGGCCGTTAACCCCATGGATGATACCATCGGGCCGGGTAACATCGTCGGGCCGGGTTATCTTGACCCGATCGACTGTCCATTCTTTGGAGGTGGAATTCGTCTGAAGGCGAATGGGTTCGGACGATAGCGTGTTGAGTCGGGTCGACCCGAATCTATATTGGGATGAAATTCGGGTTGGGAGGATGTGGAAGAGAATGAGGGCTTGGAGGGAATGGAGATTAGCTGGTTCGAGAAGGAAGCGTTTGAAGAAAGAATCAAGGTTTGATTCTAAGGCTTGGTTGGTGGGTGCGAAGATTGTGATGTTGTGTGTGGCTACGGCTTCTTCGAGTGTTTGAAGGAGCATGGCTTTTTCTATGAGCTCCGCGAGCTCTGTGTAATGGGAGTCCAGAAGAGCCACAAGGATCGAGTTCGAGTTTATCTGAGTCGTTGATAATAATGATGGTGACGCTAGCAACCTCGGATTCGTGTTCTCCGAGAATCCCACACcaaagaataagaagaagagaagaagaagcagatgGGTGAAATCCATGAAGCTGGATGAAGGAAGAATGCTAATGCATGCTTTGGTTTCTGTTAGTGTTatagttttcttttgttttgttttattgaGGTTTTAGCGTTTAATGGAAGGGAGGTGGCGGTAATTCTTTTACCGCTTTAGCGCCCAATGAATTAACTCAATTAAGTCAAAGTAAAATGTGTCGGTTGCATTGAGAAAAAA is a window encoding:
- the LOC130943750 gene encoding fasciclin-like arabinogalactan protein 15 → MDFTHLLLLLFFLFFGVGFSENTNPRLLASPSLLSTTQINSNSILVALLDSHYTELAELIEKAMLLQTLEEAVATHNITIFAPTNQALESNLDSFFKRFLLEPANLHSLQALILFHILPTRISSQYRFGSTRLNTLSSEPIRLQTNSTSKEWTVDRVKITRPDDVTRPDGIIHGVNGLLIPRSVQDDFNRRRSLRSIAAVKPEPAPEIDPRTTRVKKLDPKEKPPGSKPSLPIYEALAPGPSLAPASAPAPGGHHGHFDGESQVRDFIHTLIHYGGYNEMADILVNLTSLATEMGRLVSEGYVLTVLAPNDEAMAKLTTEQLSEPGAPEQIMYYHLIPEYQTEESMYNAVRRFGKVRYDTLRLPHKVVAMEADGSVRFGKGGGSAYLFDPDIYTDGRISVQGIDGVLFPTEEGEDTVTGRVKNGNRTGQPVKVVVKHRRGKLLEAACWMLGTVRQHSRFASCQ